In Pseudomonadota bacterium, one genomic interval encodes:
- a CDS encoding phosphatase PAP2 family protein, with protein MGCIAWATVFVSLGYFAGKSWRLGAKWIGAASEIVGGALLLTIVLGLLWRWLGRHETEIKRWWQETAAQPRLVALSGRLAPVREFLLERLSPKGYLGLHLTLGVLLLIGSSWLFGGIAQDVVAGDPLTIIDKNVAEWFHQRRTAGLTTTMLLVSGLASVTWVTGVVTVTALVLWWKRCWQRLLALVLIVPGGMVLNLLLKIAFHRQRPSFSKSFLIFHGYSFPSGHTMAATLLYGLLAAFAVITIKTWRWRVGAVLNAFVMILLVGFSRVYLGAHYPSDVLGAAAAGLAWLALSLTSLDTLRRSRLHRHHMRGGTHSDRGETDSFNTQSTG; from the coding sequence ATGGGCTGCATTGCCTGGGCGACCGTGTTCGTCTCGCTTGGTTATTTTGCCGGTAAGAGTTGGCGGTTGGGCGCGAAATGGATCGGCGCCGCCAGCGAAATCGTTGGTGGTGCCCTGCTCCTCACCATCGTTCTGGGTTTGTTGTGGCGCTGGCTGGGACGGCACGAGACCGAGATCAAGCGGTGGTGGCAGGAGACGGCGGCACAACCGCGCCTGGTTGCCCTGTCCGGAAGATTAGCTCCCGTAAGAGAATTTCTTCTCGAACGCCTCTCGCCGAAGGGTTATCTGGGCCTTCACCTGACGCTTGGTGTCTTGCTCCTCATCGGCTCGTCCTGGCTGTTCGGTGGCATCGCCCAGGACGTGGTGGCCGGCGATCCGTTGACGATCATCGACAAAAATGTCGCGGAGTGGTTCCACCAGCGCCGGACTGCCGGATTGACGACGACGATGCTCCTGGTGAGCGGTCTCGCCTCCGTCACGTGGGTGACGGGTGTGGTCACGGTTACCGCACTCGTTTTGTGGTGGAAACGGTGCTGGCAACGGCTGCTGGCCTTGGTGCTGATTGTGCCCGGAGGCATGGTCCTGAACTTGCTGCTGAAAATTGCCTTCCATCGTCAACGACCCAGTTTCTCGAAATCGTTCCTCATTTTCCACGGCTATAGTTTTCCGAGCGGACACACTATGGCGGCCACGTTGCTGTATGGCTTGCTGGCCGCTTTTGCGGTCATCACAATCAAAACCTGGCGCTGGCGAGTGGGGGCGGTCCTCAACGCGTTCGTCATGATTCTGCTGGTCGGCTTCAGCCGAGTGTACTTGGGTGCTCATTATCCAAGTGATGTGCTGGGAGCCGCCGCCGCGGGTTTGGCCTGGCTGGCGTTGTCACTTACTTCTTTGGACACCTTGCGCCGAAGCCGTCTCCACCGGCACCATATGCGGGGCGGTACTCATTCGGATCGTGGTGAAACCGATTCCTTCAATACACAGTCAACCGGATGA
- the clsB gene encoding cardiolipin synthase ClsB has protein sequence MSEGKKHRRNLYKAFSPANVSRFIPGNRIALLQNGEAYFPAIEAAFDRARKEIYLETYIYENDVTGQRITEALTRAARRGVKVHVMIDGYGSKDLPRSMLDVLRAGGVKTLIYRPKISPWTFRRKRLRRLHRKIAVIDREIAFVGGMNIIGDSGTTGEPPHHDYAVAVQGPLVDVIRLSAQRLWSLVAWSYFRKGTILKSAPPVLTFTGGRMSAAFLVRDNIGHRRDIEAAYLQAIDRAQSEIILANAYFLPGFNFRHALINAARRGVRVVLLLQGRVEYFLQHYASRALYGTFLDAGIEIYEYQKSFLHAKVAVIDGHWATVGSSNIDPFSLLLSREANVVVDDEEFGATLTQSLKKTMATEGLRILRDKWKQQSVGLRFMSWCSYGLLRLMTGISGYAHENSADKQLIRQSRK, from the coding sequence ATGTCCGAGGGAAAAAAACATCGCAGGAATTTGTATAAAGCTTTCTCTCCCGCGAACGTATCCCGGTTTATTCCGGGCAATCGGATCGCCCTGTTACAGAACGGAGAAGCCTATTTCCCCGCCATCGAAGCGGCCTTCGACCGGGCAAGAAAGGAAATTTATCTTGAAACCTATATCTACGAAAACGATGTCACCGGACAAAGGATTACAGAGGCGCTTACGCGTGCTGCCCGGCGCGGCGTAAAAGTCCATGTAATGATCGACGGCTACGGGTCCAAGGATTTGCCGCGGAGCATGCTGGACGTTCTGCGGGCGGGCGGTGTAAAGACGCTCATCTACCGGCCCAAGATATCCCCCTGGACGTTTCGACGTAAACGCCTGCGTCGTTTGCACAGGAAAATCGCGGTGATAGACCGGGAGATTGCCTTTGTAGGGGGAATGAATATTATTGGTGACAGTGGAACGACGGGCGAGCCCCCTCACCACGACTACGCGGTAGCCGTGCAAGGACCGCTGGTGGATGTGATCCGCCTTTCCGCCCAGCGGTTGTGGTCACTGGTGGCATGGAGTTATTTCCGCAAAGGAACGATACTGAAGAGTGCACCGCCTGTTTTAACCTTCACCGGGGGGCGCATGAGCGCGGCATTCCTGGTGCGTGACAATATTGGCCATCGCCGGGACATTGAAGCGGCGTATCTGCAGGCGATTGACCGGGCTCAATCTGAGATCATTCTTGCAAATGCCTATTTTTTGCCAGGGTTTAATTTCCGTCATGCACTTATCAATGCGGCCAGGCGTGGCGTGCGGGTGGTTTTGCTGCTGCAGGGCCGGGTTGAATATTTTCTCCAGCATTATGCCTCGCGGGCGCTCTATGGCACTTTCCTCGATGCGGGAATTGAAATTTACGAATACCAAAAGAGCTTTCTGCACGCCAAAGTGGCGGTGATCGACGGGCATTGGGCGACTGTAGGGTCTTCGAATATCGATCCGTTCAGTCTGCTGCTTTCACGCGAAGCGAATGTTGTCGTTGACGACGAAGAATTCGGCGCGACCCTGACGCAAAGCCTGAAAAAGACCATGGCAACCGAAGGCTTGCGGATCTTAAGGGACAAATGGAAACAGCAATCCGTCGGCTTACGATTCATGAGCTGGTGCAGTTATGGTTTGCTGCGATTGATGACGGGAATCAGCGGGTATGCCCATGAAAACAGTGCTGATAAGCAGTTAATCCGGCAAAGCCGGAAATAA
- a CDS encoding tyrosine-type recombinase/integrase: protein MEKTLPSGSAVPMYPGKSFIPGVMKKVCARGELRVRNPHDLRHTYATIMLMAHQSPAYVQQQLGHSSITTTVDVYGHWIQGEGRKNLEEALMGTVPNEGENRIFSHIGKTEGL, encoded by the coding sequence ATGGAGAAAACACTGCCATCCGGATCGGCGGTTCCCATGTACCCGGGAAAATCATTCATTCCGGGGGTCATGAAAAAGGTCTGTGCAAGGGGCGAACTGCGGGTCAGAAATCCCCATGATCTGCGGCATACCTATGCAACGATCATGCTCATGGCACATCAGAGTCCCGCTTATGTTCAGCAACAGCTGGGGCATAGCTCGATAACCACTACCGTGGATGTCTATGGTCACTGGATTCAGGGAGAAGGTCGGAAAAATCTTGAGGAAGCACTGATGGGAACGGTACCAAATGAGGGCGAAAATCGCATATTTTCGCATATCGGAAAAACAGAAGGGTTGTAA
- a CDS encoding RDD family protein, producing MISKHKANIITQGHCPAKFSARAMAFLIDTFLLLGLGAGFAFFTAILLFLFCLDHPELIILLPFFLLIALISLPALMAMYFITLHAFGGQTVGKIIMGLRVVNGKGKPITLGESFLRLSGYLISLLPLAAGFLWAAIDRNKNAWHDSLSGTRVIQYN from the coding sequence ATGATAAGTAAGCACAAGGCCAACATAATTACACAAGGCCATTGCCCGGCCAAATTCAGTGCCCGGGCAATGGCCTTTTTGATTGATACATTCCTGCTGCTGGGACTCGGGGCAGGCTTTGCTTTTTTCACAGCAATCCTCCTTTTCTTGTTTTGCCTTGATCACCCGGAACTTATAATCCTTCTTCCATTTTTCCTGCTTATTGCGCTCATTTCCCTCCCTGCTCTGATGGCCATGTATTTTATTACTCTGCATGCTTTCGGTGGACAGACAGTGGGCAAGATTATCATGGGATTGCGGGTGGTAAATGGAAAAGGTAAACCGATTACACTTGGAGAGTCCTTTTTACGCCTGAGCGGCTATCTCATTTCTCTGCTGCCACTGGCCGCAGGCTTTCTCTGGGCAGCAATTGACAGGAACAAAAATGCCTGGCATGACAGTCTCTCCGGGACTCGCGTAATACAATACAATTGA